A single Aminobacterium mobile DSM 12262 DNA region contains:
- a CDS encoding MFS transporter — translation MFFDADFSRYKKNIILILLTYFSIFAYSHVFFMLPPFLLQRGFQPQSIGWVMSAFYLAATMTRPTAGWFLSQFGIRKTMLFAGSVCFVGACLFACIPLTPHALWGLRFFMGAGFSVFVVATTTYQTLVIPAAIRGPAFSITSIGGVLTSFSIIPLAEFFIKGGHSTYYLFMASLASLVSMCVASFLPPVEKNIVSEGNHHVSYLSLFKETPIKYLLISCLFLGLTDSSIAYASSLAIGRGLNSSIFLMAISSGAVIVRLFGGGLYKKVSRIVIAAPAIGLMGGALMGASFAGSNSAIALWGFLYGVAVGYGYPTHLALIGDMIPEYFRGHASSMVYFAMDISWTLLPIYIGYASALTNVSWAFRGFSLFACVASVLVYLFVWKRIRKNK, via the coding sequence GTGTTTTTTGATGCCGATTTTTCTCGATATAAAAAAAATATTATTCTCATACTTCTTACATATTTTTCAATTTTTGCTTATTCTCATGTTTTCTTTATGCTCCCCCCGTTTCTCCTTCAGAGGGGATTTCAGCCCCAGAGCATTGGGTGGGTTATGAGCGCGTTTTATTTAGCTGCAACTATGACTAGGCCCACTGCGGGGTGGTTTCTTTCCCAATTTGGAATTCGGAAGACCATGCTTTTTGCCGGAAGTGTCTGTTTCGTAGGGGCTTGCCTTTTTGCTTGTATCCCCTTGACTCCCCATGCTCTTTGGGGACTTCGTTTTTTTATGGGTGCTGGATTTAGTGTGTTTGTGGTAGCGACTACAACCTATCAAACCCTTGTTATTCCTGCTGCTATTCGAGGCCCAGCTTTTTCCATAACAAGTATTGGCGGTGTTTTGACTTCTTTTTCCATTATTCCTCTGGCGGAGTTTTTTATTAAAGGAGGGCATAGCACATACTATCTTTTTATGGCGTCTTTAGCTTCTCTTGTTTCTATGTGCGTAGCTTCTTTTTTGCCTCCTGTAGAGAAGAATATTGTCAGTGAAGGGAATCATCATGTTTCTTATCTTTCTCTTTTCAAGGAAACTCCTATAAAATATTTACTTATTTCTTGTCTCTTTCTTGGACTGACAGACTCCTCTATTGCCTACGCCTCAAGTTTAGCTATTGGGCGAGGACTGAACTCTTCCATCTTTTTGATGGCTATCTCTTCTGGCGCAGTTATTGTACGACTTTTTGGAGGGGGCCTTTATAAGAAAGTTTCGCGCATAGTGATAGCTGCCCCGGCTATTGGGCTTATGGGTGGAGCACTTATGGGAGCATCTTTTGCTGGAAGTAATAGCGCTATAGCCCTTTGGGGATTCCTTTATGGTGTGGCGGTGGGGTATGGGTACCCTACCCATCTGGCTCTTATTGGCGATATGATCCCCGAATATTTCAGGGGACATGCTTCTTCCATGGTCTATTTTGCCATGGATATAAGCTGGACTCTTTTGCCTATCTATATAGGATATGCCTCTGCTCTGACGAATGTCTCCTGGGCTTTCCGCGGTTTTTCCCTTTTTGCCTGTGTGGCTTCAGTATTAGTGTATCTTTTTGTTTGGAAGAGGATCCGCAAGAACAAGTGA
- a CDS encoding sensor domain-containing diguanylate cyclase, whose amino-acid sequence MPIRPERTLRWEQFKKVLRHFIWILPVLFTVVWFIGRIYALEVSQHNELLASLEQQFCASRLEIVHQNINMVAQDLLFLAQACENSAEHGDELSETQMRALESLFLTFAKSKDIYNQICLLDTSSRKKIFIQHNNGSPIVARPTADSQDTFNLDYFQSTMELRKGQIYVFPPDTEGEPHHVLVEPILRLATPVFAHEGNRIGVLIFHYSTEDLLTLLRASSSMSTIMLLNHHGDWLQKTNPFIEEAIKQHKNFSEIFPQEASFIYSQERGQLKTPRGLFTFTTIRPFDLNKTLNASSDYFWKIVSMVPLFSLQEQDLHIKTRFQTVTIIIIFILLISSILFIVEYERRKKILADLQKKSKELEEVNIALNSAVQKTAHDAMIDPLTELWNRRYMVKRLREEEFRIQHTAGSACIAVIDLGNFKKVNDTYGHDRGDRTLAEIAALLRKGLRQTDYVARSGGDEFLIYFADLPLKKAGKIMDRLYTKIVQRSAASAGFPVFPDYGVAHCPSDAPTLEETVKVADARMYEFKARRKKEMADSER is encoded by the coding sequence TTGCCTATTCGACCAGAGAGAACTCTTCGTTGGGAACAGTTCAAAAAAGTATTACGCCATTTTATATGGATTCTTCCCGTGCTTTTTACTGTGGTTTGGTTCATAGGTCGAATCTACGCTTTGGAAGTATCCCAACATAACGAATTGCTCGCCAGTCTAGAACAGCAATTTTGTGCTTCTCGTCTTGAAATAGTTCATCAAAATATAAATATGGTCGCTCAAGACCTCCTCTTCCTGGCTCAAGCATGCGAGAATAGTGCAGAACATGGTGATGAGCTATCTGAAACTCAGATGCGCGCCCTCGAAAGCCTTTTCCTTACCTTTGCCAAAAGCAAAGATATCTACAACCAAATTTGCTTATTAGATACGTCAAGTCGCAAAAAAATTTTTATTCAACATAACAATGGATCGCCCATAGTAGCACGGCCCACTGCAGATTCGCAAGATACTTTCAATCTCGACTATTTCCAATCCACTATGGAACTGCGAAAAGGGCAAATATATGTTTTTCCTCCAGACACAGAGGGAGAGCCCCATCATGTTCTTGTCGAGCCAATTCTTCGCCTTGCCACTCCTGTTTTTGCCCATGAAGGGAACAGGATCGGCGTCCTCATTTTCCATTATTCAACTGAGGATCTTCTCACTCTTTTGAGAGCCTCTTCTTCCATGAGTACTATTATGTTACTCAATCACCACGGAGATTGGTTACAAAAGACAAACCCTTTTATAGAAGAAGCCATCAAGCAGCATAAAAATTTCTCTGAAATCTTTCCGCAAGAAGCCTCTTTCATATATTCCCAAGAGCGCGGGCAGCTTAAAACACCACGAGGCCTTTTTACATTTACAACAATACGTCCCTTTGATTTAAACAAGACACTCAATGCATCTTCCGACTATTTCTGGAAAATTGTTTCCATGGTCCCTCTGTTCTCTCTTCAAGAGCAAGATTTGCATATAAAAACTCGTTTTCAAACTGTAACTATTATTATTATTTTCATACTGCTTATTAGTAGCATTTTATTCATTGTAGAGTATGAACGCCGGAAAAAAATTCTCGCTGATCTACAAAAGAAGAGTAAGGAACTGGAAGAAGTGAACATTGCTCTCAACTCTGCCGTTCAAAAAACAGCACATGACGCCATGATCGATCCTCTCACGGAACTTTGGAATCGTCGTTACATGGTCAAAAGACTTAGAGAAGAAGAGTTTCGCATCCAACACACCGCAGGTAGCGCTTGTATTGCAGTTATTGATTTAGGAAACTTCAAAAAAGTTAACGATACATACGGGCACGATAGGGGAGACCGAACTTTGGCAGAAATTGCGGCCCTTCTTCGGAAAGGTCTTCGTCAGACTGACTACGTAGCTCGGTCGGGAGGAGACGAATTTCTCATCTATTTTGCTGATCTCCCCTTAAAAAAGGCCGGGAAAATTATGGATCGCCTTTACACAAAAATTGTACAGAGAAGTGCCGCTAGCGCCGGTTTCCCTGTCTTTCCAGACTATGGCGTTGCTCATTGTCCTTCTGATGCTCCAACTCTGGAAGAAACAGTAAAAGTGGCTGACGCCAGAATGTACGAGTTTAAAGCGCGTCGAAAAAAAGAAATGGCTGATAGCGAAAGATAG
- a CDS encoding AAA family ATPase: MRFVEFYIRQFGLLREVGGSFSPGLSLIVGENESGKTTLMNFFRYCLFNFPHGRSNRNFYLPPDGRAQQGQLIVETTNGVSLAFEMNGRKINVSGQGEGINVDALLGYLDRETYERVFAVGLEDMQQIKTLNDQTIQNRFFAAGAGLGTASLPCLVETLSSKQKKLYHPEARSRNSAIINGLLQKLRQIDEEIKVLQQQKSEFIKMQTMLRDQEKRIESVRKELEEKRSTLSLYEWIEKARTPWIEMEESQKKLHALGEISSFPKDGLTHLATITEEIKNKEQECRELQHEEEHFLEVLQSLERKPFRGVLEKKGEIRSAVQNRGRIEREEEALRTLEGEIASMRHELEKELSNLYQGWSLEHLYNIDLSFNVCKYAHDLQSRQEEIRSQIAARQEALIQARLEMEKAADTERELYKKAEEACLSTPPLSEETLREERGHLRQTFLCCNQARLALQELQTSSRSSQPVSKQWVLSTVVMGVMLFSGVAFLWKGFGEKVPFEMIIGGALCFLGTAAFLGNCYDRNVKEKEKRSYRLKLQEEWEESKEILNGILQNLHIKEPLESYAQLENIEALIDSYLDCLKQKDQCVADWEAAQKARERRQLLYDEGEKALKGFLVVQEGIKEAWQELVESSKLPPSLELCHFVEFEGRVKQLRQHGDRIKEAEKKLSFAASYLESRLIEIKELCLEIAPEKNEISTYREIVPTIDFLSSILDESMSLQEKFSRLHENKEQCSRRRKSAEEELQQYISRKETLLREADACNEEVFYQKGIRWQESQKLKYAIENYRLSLLTIAGGEGNLPLLIKELEERTPAESHTLYMESKEKERTLSLLLEELNEELGTIKSRMQKLEKDKELSAILFQKECLIEQSKQNLKKWMSTVLCRYIVEQTRRKHEKERQPEVIRKASDSLQLMTHGRYSLISSLSGQGGFSIELEEEKEKWRKTEEIWSSGLADQVYLALRLALSDLYGKRSEPLPLILDDVLVRFDEKRQLGAAKALLDAACKTQILLFSCRKELIRIFHELDGQKNNFVKVFSLAEGRLQCLI; this comes from the coding sequence GTGCGGTTCGTAGAGTTCTACATTCGTCAATTTGGTCTTCTGAGGGAGGTAGGAGGCTCTTTCTCTCCAGGATTGTCTCTCATCGTCGGGGAGAACGAAAGTGGCAAAACCACACTGATGAATTTTTTCCGTTACTGCCTTTTCAACTTCCCTCATGGCCGCTCCAATCGTAATTTTTATCTTCCTCCGGACGGGAGAGCACAACAAGGCCAGCTCATAGTGGAGACTACAAATGGAGTCTCTCTTGCCTTTGAAATGAATGGGCGGAAAATCAATGTTTCTGGGCAAGGCGAAGGGATAAATGTAGATGCTCTTCTCGGTTATCTTGACAGAGAAACATATGAGAGAGTTTTTGCAGTTGGTCTTGAAGATATGCAACAGATCAAAACTCTTAACGACCAAACAATTCAAAATCGTTTCTTTGCGGCTGGAGCGGGGTTGGGCACAGCTTCTCTTCCATGCTTGGTAGAAACGCTCTCTTCCAAACAGAAAAAACTCTACCACCCAGAAGCTCGAAGCAGAAATTCAGCGATAATCAATGGCCTTTTACAAAAGTTGCGTCAAATAGATGAAGAAATCAAGGTGTTGCAACAACAAAAGTCTGAGTTCATTAAAATGCAAACAATGTTGAGAGACCAAGAGAAGCGCATAGAATCTGTGCGAAAAGAATTGGAAGAAAAACGCTCCACACTCTCTCTTTACGAATGGATTGAAAAGGCAAGGACTCCATGGATAGAGATGGAGGAGTCGCAGAAAAAACTTCATGCCCTTGGCGAAATTTCGTCTTTCCCAAAAGACGGACTAACACATCTTGCCACTATAACGGAAGAAATCAAGAATAAAGAGCAAGAGTGCAGAGAGCTTCAACATGAGGAAGAGCACTTTCTTGAAGTTCTTCAATCTCTGGAAAGAAAGCCTTTTAGAGGAGTTCTAGAGAAAAAAGGAGAGATCAGATCCGCAGTTCAAAACCGGGGAAGAATAGAGAGAGAAGAGGAGGCATTACGTACGCTAGAAGGAGAAATCGCCAGCATGAGACATGAGCTGGAAAAAGAACTCAGTAATCTCTATCAGGGGTGGTCCTTGGAACATCTTTATAATATAGATCTTTCTTTTAATGTATGTAAATATGCTCACGATTTGCAAAGCCGTCAAGAGGAAATTCGATCTCAAATAGCAGCTCGACAAGAAGCTCTCATTCAGGCTCGGCTTGAAATGGAGAAAGCGGCGGATACAGAAAGAGAGCTCTATAAAAAAGCAGAAGAGGCTTGTTTGAGTACCCCTCCCCTTTCAGAGGAAACTCTTCGAGAGGAGCGCGGACATTTGCGGCAAACCTTTTTATGCTGTAATCAGGCCCGTCTTGCTTTGCAAGAGCTTCAAACATCATCGCGCTCTTCCCAGCCAGTTTCAAAACAATGGGTGTTAAGCACTGTTGTTATGGGGGTTATGCTTTTTTCAGGAGTAGCTTTTTTATGGAAAGGGTTTGGGGAGAAAGTTCCTTTCGAAATGATTATAGGTGGAGCTCTTTGTTTTTTAGGAACGGCAGCGTTCTTGGGGAATTGCTATGATAGAAATGTGAAGGAAAAAGAAAAGAGATCGTATCGCTTGAAACTTCAGGAAGAGTGGGAGGAAAGCAAGGAGATTTTAAACGGTATTCTCCAAAACCTCCATATAAAAGAACCTTTGGAATCATACGCTCAACTTGAGAATATAGAAGCCCTTATAGACAGCTATCTAGACTGTTTAAAGCAAAAAGATCAATGTGTTGCTGATTGGGAGGCGGCCCAAAAGGCGAGGGAACGGAGGCAGCTTCTTTATGACGAGGGAGAGAAGGCGCTTAAAGGTTTTTTAGTGGTTCAAGAAGGAATAAAAGAGGCTTGGCAAGAGCTTGTAGAAAGCTCAAAACTCCCCCCTTCTTTGGAACTCTGTCACTTTGTCGAATTTGAAGGGCGTGTGAAACAGCTTCGGCAACATGGCGATCGCATAAAAGAGGCAGAAAAAAAGCTTTCTTTTGCTGCTTCATACCTTGAAAGTCGCCTTATAGAAATAAAAGAACTTTGCCTGGAAATTGCTCCAGAGAAAAACGAAATTTCAACTTACAGAGAGATAGTCCCAACAATAGATTTTCTTTCATCCATATTGGATGAAAGCATGAGTCTTCAGGAGAAATTCAGCAGATTGCACGAAAACAAGGAGCAATGTTCCAGACGTCGCAAAAGTGCCGAAGAGGAGCTACAACAGTATATTTCAAGAAAGGAAACTCTCTTAAGGGAAGCTGATGCGTGTAATGAAGAGGTTTTTTATCAAAAAGGTATTCGGTGGCAGGAATCTCAGAAATTAAAATATGCCATAGAAAATTATCGCCTCTCTTTACTTACTATAGCTGGTGGGGAGGGGAATCTGCCCCTTCTCATAAAAGAACTTGAAGAGAGGACGCCGGCAGAATCTCATACCCTTTATATGGAGTCGAAGGAAAAAGAGCGTACTCTTTCTTTGCTACTTGAGGAGTTGAATGAAGAGCTTGGTACCATAAAAAGTCGTATGCAGAAGCTTGAGAAGGATAAAGAATTAAGCGCCATTCTTTTCCAAAAAGAATGTCTTATAGAACAGAGTAAGCAAAATCTCAAAAAATGGATGTCTACAGTTCTTTGTCGATACATCGTGGAGCAGACGAGACGGAAACACGAGAAAGAGCGGCAACCGGAAGTTATACGAAAAGCCAGCGATTCTCTTCAGCTTATGACTCATGGACGATACTCTCTCATCTCTTCTTTGTCAGGACAAGGTGGTTTTTCCATAGAATTGGAGGAAGAAAAAGAGAAATGGCGGAAAACGGAAGAAATATGGAGCAGTGGTCTGGCCGATCAAGTATATCTTGCCCTTCGTTTAGCTCTTTCGGATCTTTATGGTAAGCGTTCAGAGCCTCTTCCCCTTATTCTGGATGATGTGCTTGTCCGTTTTGACGAAAAGAGGCAGTTGGGGGCTGCAAAAGCTCTTTTAGATGCAGCGTGTAAAACGCAGATTCTTCTGTTTTCCTGTCGCAAGGAGTTGATTAGAATTTTTCACGAGCTTGATGGACAAAAGAACAATTTTGTGAAAGTGTTCAGTTTAGCAGAAGGGAGATTGCAATGTTTGATATAA
- a CDS encoding DUF2284 domain-containing protein has product MVKIAFATVAPSSNFLGKYLITQALEEEGVFIINLGERFKGCHLLSFLKANTPDVLAFSCPDEECLSELFSLLSIASGRNIPVICGGSALSIHHATNFRKKLHYPLIYYSHGPGDVSSVLRCALKKEIPPEPSHGKGIPLPLSPEEKQLVHCLGLRVLSASFEDIVIKEGTRQWCGDCLGNLNRTCPLSSGYFSQKTILESHQYIQRYKKVFLICSPILKKEERENMRDHRKTLWLGLKELEKLWEKRLGETIIFKLPIRCPLCAEEQCLMPQARCHLPELQFPMHEEYNIDMMETARAIAGDSMTMEMYSLVLADPLPNKKIH; this is encoded by the coding sequence GTGGTAAAAATAGCATTCGCAACAGTGGCCCCTTCCTCCAATTTTCTTGGGAAGTATCTCATTACACAGGCATTGGAAGAAGAAGGGGTCTTTATTATCAATCTAGGAGAAAGATTCAAAGGATGTCATTTGCTTTCTTTTCTGAAGGCAAATACGCCAGATGTTCTTGCTTTCTCATGTCCAGACGAAGAATGCCTGAGTGAATTGTTCTCTCTTCTTTCCATTGCTTCAGGTCGAAATATACCTGTTATTTGTGGAGGAAGCGCCCTTTCTATCCATCATGCCACCAACTTTCGCAAAAAACTACATTATCCCCTCATCTACTATAGTCACGGACCTGGCGACGTTTCCTCAGTACTTCGCTGCGCGCTCAAAAAAGAGATCCCACCAGAACCTTCTCACGGGAAAGGGATACCGTTGCCTCTTTCCCCCGAAGAGAAACAGCTTGTTCACTGTCTTGGTCTTCGGGTTCTCTCTGCATCTTTTGAAGATATTGTGATAAAGGAAGGGACTCGACAGTGGTGCGGGGACTGTCTTGGGAATTTAAACCGCACCTGTCCATTGAGCAGTGGCTATTTTTCCCAAAAAACAATTCTTGAAAGCCATCAATATATCCAGCGTTACAAAAAAGTTTTTCTTATTTGCTCGCCGATCCTCAAAAAAGAGGAGCGGGAAAACATGAGAGACCATCGAAAAACCTTATGGCTAGGGCTTAAAGAGCTAGAAAAGCTTTGGGAAAAAAGACTCGGAGAAACCATTATTTTTAAACTTCCAATTCGCTGCCCTCTCTGTGCTGAAGAACAGTGTCTTATGCCCCAAGCTCGATGCCATCTGCCGGAACTCCAATTCCCTATGCACGAAGAATACAACATCGATATGATGGAGACTGCTCGTGCCATTGCTGGAGACAGTATGACCATGGAAATGTACTCACTTGTTCTTGCGGATCCTCTTCCAAACAAAAAGATACACTAA
- a CDS encoding metallophosphoesterase family protein: MRLQREFRFLHCADLHLDSPFRGVSRYSAFVAERLREAAFQAFEKVVDLALQEEVDCVLIAGDLYNDADRSLRAQLELQRQLVRLSEAGVYVYVAHGNHDPLLGESADLKLPDKVFCFESSVGIFPLLARGGERVGSIWGYSYPVRDVTDNIAVQMIPSQEDREHGLCLAMLHCNVGGIEGHENYAPCSLDDLKKSGMDYWALGHIHRPMILEKGAPWVVYSGTIQGRSIKETGPHGCSVVRVSEQGHISSLFCPTDIVRWKNTSLDISSFRTDQDILNAFDMLKSELREAAEERGLIVRVAIKGRSPLHRSLTRDGYLDDLTAELNCEEERSDFVWIEGCIDESNPDYNLDNLKKTQTFVGDFLREVEYVTSHISNKEELFETIDGALGSSRWRRRDLEFLLEAFTIKDVGDIVKEVEIIGADGLMGEEDDPCGS, from the coding sequence ATGAGGCTTCAAAGAGAGTTCCGTTTCCTGCATTGTGCAGATCTTCATCTAGATAGTCCTTTTAGAGGAGTTTCCCGCTATTCAGCATTTGTTGCTGAAAGGTTGCGGGAAGCAGCCTTTCAGGCTTTTGAAAAAGTGGTAGATCTGGCACTTCAAGAAGAAGTAGATTGTGTGCTTATAGCAGGGGACCTTTACAATGACGCAGATCGAAGCCTTAGGGCCCAGCTGGAATTGCAGCGCCAGCTTGTTCGTCTCAGTGAAGCCGGGGTCTACGTATATGTAGCTCACGGAAACCACGATCCACTCTTAGGTGAAAGTGCTGATCTAAAACTGCCAGACAAGGTCTTCTGTTTTGAAAGTTCGGTAGGCATCTTTCCCCTTTTGGCCAGGGGAGGAGAAAGGGTTGGTTCTATATGGGGCTACAGTTATCCGGTGAGGGATGTAACTGATAATATAGCAGTTCAAATGATCCCTTCTCAAGAAGATCGAGAACATGGACTTTGTCTTGCGATGCTCCATTGTAATGTAGGCGGAATAGAGGGGCATGAAAACTATGCTCCCTGCTCTCTTGACGATTTAAAAAAATCAGGGATGGATTATTGGGCTCTCGGCCATATCCACCGTCCCATGATTTTAGAAAAAGGGGCCCCTTGGGTTGTCTATTCTGGTACTATTCAAGGACGCAGCATAAAGGAAACTGGACCTCATGGATGCAGTGTAGTACGTGTTTCAGAACAAGGACATATCTCATCTCTTTTTTGTCCCACAGATATTGTTCGGTGGAAGAACACTTCTCTAGATATATCTTCTTTCAGAACAGACCAAGACATATTGAACGCTTTCGATATGCTGAAATCTGAGCTAAGAGAAGCAGCGGAAGAGAGAGGCCTTATAGTGCGAGTTGCTATTAAGGGACGAAGCCCTCTCCACCGCTCTTTAACCAGAGATGGATATCTTGATGATCTTACCGCGGAACTGAACTGCGAAGAAGAGCGTTCTGATTTTGTATGGATTGAAGGATGTATTGATGAAAGTAATCCTGACTATAATCTGGATAATCTCAAAAAAACCCAAACTTTTGTAGGAGACTTTTTAAGAGAAGTGGAATACGTAACTTCTCATATATCCAACAAAGAAGAGCTTTTTGAAACTATTGACGGAGCTTTGGGATCTTCTCGCTGGCGTCGTCGAGACCTTGAGTTCCTTTTAGAAGCTTTTACTATAAAAGATGTAGGCGATATTGTAAAAGAAGTGGAAATAATAGGCGCAGATGGCCTTATGGGGGAGGAAGACGATCCGTGCGGTTCGTAG
- a CDS encoding HTH domain-containing protein, with protein MKNIQIVLYDPDLVDLPQSCNIIVSVQGFKLAGHARSLCELENLLRSCPIQLVIAEPFGEEERFEEILDFLYSVRPEFDTLIVSKQNDGKFIARAFRSGVFDYIVKPFKCERYRESLIRFRCYYSLLGSSPPQWPQSVVDRIKRVRVSSQFSNQGLPKGLHQKTLDLVRSVLRESYSFVSASEVAEKAGLARSTVWRYLEYLCRIGEAVSVNQYRSQGRPTRCYLSIH; from the coding sequence ATGAAAAACATTCAGATTGTTCTTTACGACCCTGATCTAGTTGATCTCCCGCAATCTTGCAATATTATTGTCTCTGTTCAAGGTTTTAAGTTGGCAGGGCATGCCAGGTCTTTGTGTGAGCTAGAAAATCTACTTAGGAGTTGCCCCATTCAGCTTGTAATTGCGGAACCCTTTGGAGAAGAAGAGCGTTTTGAAGAAATCCTTGATTTTCTTTATTCAGTACGACCTGAGTTTGATACCCTTATTGTTTCTAAGCAAAACGATGGGAAATTCATCGCTCGTGCTTTCCGGTCGGGAGTCTTCGATTATATTGTGAAGCCTTTCAAGTGTGAACGCTATCGAGAAAGTTTAATCCGGTTCCGATGTTATTACTCTCTTTTAGGAAGTTCCCCTCCTCAATGGCCTCAATCTGTTGTTGACAGAATAAAGCGAGTTCGGGTCTCTTCTCAATTTTCCAATCAAGGATTGCCGAAAGGGTTGCACCAGAAGACTCTCGATCTTGTTCGAAGCGTTCTCAGGGAATCGTATTCTTTTGTTTCAGCCTCGGAGGTAGCCGAGAAAGCTGGTTTAGCAAGATCCACCGTTTGGCGATATCTTGAATATTTATGCCGCATAGGAGAAGCAGTTAGCGTGAATCAATATCGATCGCAAGGCCGACCCACTCGTTGTTATCTTTCTATCCATTGA
- a CDS encoding SLC13 family permease: MVDISVAKGFIYIIFIIVYLGMVAGRLPRLALDRTGIVLLGAITLFVGVEKLGMASLLDIDSSTILLLFGFMVISAQFRQSGFYTLVTQFAASLPLSPLQFLALVIILSATLSSLLSNDIVCLAMTPILGQGCVKKKLYPLPFLLALACSSNIGSALTLIGNPQNMLIGQQLHLSFSRYFLFSLVPVTLSLIALWAIIAYIFRNNWHYCHVEKMPTMPEIPFDLWQTAKGMGVLAGVVSLFLFSPFPRDMIAIGAAGILLISRTMTSQKMLALIDWQLILLFIGLFIVNGAFARAGGLTSIESILHVMGISIGEDFWLFTITVVLSNLVSNVPATMLLLPMVQGALAGPILALSSTFAGNLIVVGSIANIIVVNGARNLGLFISWKEHARVGIPVTLASLLICWIWIKIGGWLW; the protein is encoded by the coding sequence ATGGTCGATATTTCTGTAGCTAAAGGTTTCATCTATATTATATTTATAATCGTCTATTTAGGGATGGTTGCCGGCCGTCTTCCCCGTTTAGCTCTTGACCGCACCGGCATTGTTCTTCTTGGGGCTATTACGCTGTTTGTTGGTGTCGAGAAGTTAGGCATGGCGAGTCTTCTCGACATAGATTCTTCCACTATCTTACTTCTTTTCGGCTTTATGGTTATATCTGCCCAGTTCAGACAGAGCGGCTTTTATACTCTAGTAACACAATTTGCGGCCTCGCTTCCCCTTTCCCCTCTCCAGTTCCTGGCCCTTGTCATAATCTTATCTGCAACACTCTCTTCACTGCTCTCTAATGATATTGTCTGCTTGGCCATGACTCCTATTTTAGGACAAGGATGTGTGAAGAAAAAACTTTACCCTTTACCCTTTCTTCTCGCCTTAGCTTGTTCTTCGAATATAGGTTCGGCTCTTACTCTTATAGGGAACCCCCAAAACATGCTTATAGGGCAACAACTTCATCTCTCTTTTTCTCGCTATTTTCTTTTTTCCCTTGTACCAGTCACACTCTCACTGATAGCTCTATGGGCTATCATAGCCTATATTTTTAGAAACAACTGGCATTATTGCCATGTAGAGAAGATGCCGACAATGCCGGAGATCCCTTTTGATCTGTGGCAAACAGCAAAAGGAATGGGAGTCCTTGCAGGTGTCGTGTCTCTTTTCCTTTTTTCACCCTTCCCGCGAGATATGATAGCAATAGGAGCTGCCGGTATTTTACTTATAAGCAGGACGATGACATCTCAAAAGATGCTCGCTCTCATCGATTGGCAATTGATTCTTCTTTTTATCGGCCTCTTCATTGTCAACGGAGCCTTTGCTCGGGCAGGAGGACTCACTTCCATCGAGAGCATCCTCCACGTCATGGGGATATCGATAGGGGAAGATTTTTGGCTTTTTACAATTACTGTCGTCTTGTCTAATCTCGTCTCTAACGTTCCAGCAACTATGTTGCTATTGCCTATGGTCCAAGGAGCTCTTGCAGGCCCTATTCTCGCGTTGAGCAGTACTTTTGCAGGGAACCTCATCGTCGTCGGCAGCATTGCAAATATCATCGTAGTAAATGGAGCCCGGAATTTAGGCCTCTTCATCTCTTGGAAAGAACATGCCCGGGTAGGAATTCCTGTAACGCTCGCATCTCTTCTGATTTGCTGGATCTGGATAAAAATAGGGGGATGGCTGTGGTAA